The Cyprinus carpio isolate SPL01 chromosome B8, ASM1834038v1, whole genome shotgun sequence genome segment TTCacccactcacacgcacacacctggTGCCTATTGTCACGGACTATATAGTTTTGTCTCACCAACCACTCTGCCTGGCTGTATTGGTAATTGTTTATTGCGTATGGGTATTCGTGTTTTGCATGTCGGCTGCTTATGCTCTCGCTCGtgtgatttgtttctgttttgtttttgccgtgttggcctttttgttcttattaaagtaataataagaacaaaataataataagctcacgactctcccgaagtccccgaggccGCGGgcgccgctcacgactctcccgaagtccccgaggcggcgggcgccgctcacgactctcccgaagtccccgaggcggcggtggccgttcacgactctcccgaagtccccgaggcggcggacgccgctcacgactctcccgagtcccccgaagtccccgaggcggcgggcgccgctcacgactctcccgaagtccccgaggcggcggcgggcaccgctcacgactctcccgaagtccccgaggcggcggcgggtgccgctcacgattCCCCCGTGGcggcggcggcgggtgccgctcacgagtcccccgaggcggcggcgggtgccgctcacaagtcccccgaggcggcggcgggtgccgctcacgactcgCAGAGGTGGCAGTGGCCGCTCGGAAAGAACCAGAGGCGAAGGTGTCCTCTCACGATCCCGGTTTTGCCCTGGGTTCCCACTCCATCGGCTCTGCCTCAGTCACCTGGTCCCCCTCCAGCACACGGACCTCTCCTCTGGGTGGGGGGCCGCTGGAACGTCTGGAATCCGTTCCTTAGAGGGGGGGTCCTGTCATGAGTCCGGACCCGGGGTTCCTCcttctcaccaccagagggcgccACTTCCATTCTCCCGGACTCATTACCGTCACTCTGCACACCTGGTTTACTCGACACACCTGTTTCacccactcacacgcacacacctggTGCCTATTGTCACGGACTATATAGTTTTGTCTCACCAACCACTCTGCCTGGCTGTATTGGTAATTGTTTATTGCGACAATAAATTGAATTGTTTTGCTAAAGTACAAGTCTTTTAGTTGACATTCATTTGgcaaaatgtattaaactgattGAGAAAACTGTAATCTACAAAGCTAAATGTTTGGATGAAGGCTCATGTTACGTCCTAGGACGTATGTCTTTTTTTATGTCGTTGTTAATACTATGAATCTCTGTGTGTGACATTGTGTTTCCCTGATGCCTAACAGCCTGCTGGGAAGTGTAGTTTTTGCCTGTTTTTCTCTGTTCCTCCCTGACCTCTCATAGAAGCTTAATTGATGTCATCTGTCCCTTGCCAGAGCTGTAAAGAAGAGCTTGCATTTGAACAGAGGGAACGGGCTGTTGAGCGGAGAGAGCTTGGCCTGTCTGTTTTCCCAGATCTCGTTGAAGATTGTGTGCTCTGAGCTCTAATGCTTCTTTAAGAAAGCCTGTTGTACTTGTTGAATATTGTGTGCTCTGAGCCTTAGTGCTTCTTCAAGAAAGCATGTTGTACTGGCTGTAGTGACTGTGTTATTTTTGCCTACAGATGCAGTAAGGAGGTGGGTGTCACTTATTTTATCAACACTTGCTTTTCTCCATGTTTTGTTGGGACAGTGAGGAAGTCAAGGAAGAGacatgttgtttattttgacaCTTTGTTTGATAGGTAAGTTATATTCCTTTACTCCCAGGAAGCATCctcattttgtttgttattttggccttaaCCCCCTCCTGAAGCTAGAAGTGtcttatcttttctttttgaattatCCATACAGTTTGCCATTTTCTTTTCTCCCTTCCCCCTAACTGCTGTACAAAGActttacattgtaaataaaatcttGAGCATTGAACACAGACTTACAGAACCGTTGTTATGCCAGAGAAGGAGAGAGTTGTTCATGGTGAAAGTAATTTCTGGATGTTTCTCATATGAGCCCACCATCTCAAACTGTGGAGGATTCACATCAGTGCGCCAGAGCACAATTGCATAACTGATGGTTGGATCAAAATGGTCATCGTATTTAATGTGACGCCCACTGAGTAGAAAATCCAACTTCTTTATTTCTCCCAGAAGCTGTTGtgaggtgtgtaaaaaaaaaaaaaattaatatataactgtattatctgtgttatattatattaaagttttattactataatattaatacaatttatattacttttgtttTGCTCTTATCAAATTAtgtcacaaaaaataatattagcaaTAATAGAATAAGGTATAAtatactttcattaaaaatacaatgttattcattatttaattaaaacgtTACTTcaacaatgtaaatataatagTTATTCAACTTGTCATGGATTCACATGAATTCACTTACCATGTATGGCTTGACCATTGTATTTTTGTGGCATTCATTCATGTCGCACTGCAGAACTTTATGTAATGCATGAGCTATGGTATATATAGCAGCATAGATTGCAAATGAGTATGTGGGATCTTCATTTATAATCTCCTCTGCAGTCAACAATGAGCAGTAATCACAAACTTGATTACATGTCTTATTCTTCCCCTGGACTTCACTCTCAGCTCTATCATTATGGCCAACATCAGTTGTTCCTCTGGCTTTATAGACAAATTCATTAAATCCAGGCAATGACAACAGTTTCTCCGTAATGCCAATGATTGTGCCAATTTTCCCAATTCCTGGCTCAGTTGTAAGCTGTTTATTCATAGCCCAATGTTGACTTGCAATCCATACTTTGTTTTGGATGTTGTTTGCTATGGCTGATTTGATCATTTTGGTTGCATATTGTGGCAAAGCAAAAATTACAATGACGTTGATGTTGAGCTCATCAATCTTTTTAAGCGTTTGACTATAGTTTGCATTTAGGCTCAAACCCtcttgaaaggccaaacaaatgctagtatttcttatatatttgttAAACAGATTTAGTCCATCCAAATCCTGTTGGCTGCTAAGAAAGGCAACCCAGTTCCATCCAAACCACCGTATGATGTGAATAATCATCTTTATCAGGTCTTTGTTGCTAGGAATTGTTCTTACATAAGAAGGATACAGAAGTTTATCGCTGAGCACATAGCTAGAAGCTCCATAATTCACCtatgaaagagaagaaaacacataccgtgtatgtgtgtgtgtgtgtgtgtgtgtgtacatatatatatacacagacacacacacaccttgcagaatttgcaaaatgttaattattttacgaATAAGAGTGtccatacaaaatgcatgttattttttatttacttctgacctgaataagatatttcacataaaagaagtttacatatag includes the following:
- the LOC109064119 gene encoding LOW QUALITY PROTEIN: taste receptor type 1 member 1-like (The sequence of the model RefSeq protein was modified relative to this genomic sequence to represent the inferred CDS: deleted 1 base in 1 codon), with product MRFAVEEINNSTTLLPNVSLGYEIFDHCSNTRNFHSVLSFISKNGSVKPKEKLNNYQPKVIALTGPFGSPRAITVAPLITMDLIPMVNYGASSYVLSDKLLYPSYVRTIPSNKDLIKMIIHIIRWFGWNWVAFLSSQQDLDGLNLFNKYIRNTSICLAFQEGLSLNANYSQTLKKIDELNINVIVIFALPQYATKMIKSAIANNIQNKVWIASQHWAMNKQLTTEPGIGKIGTIIGITEKLLSLPGFNEFVYKARGTTDVGHNDRAESEVQGKNKTCNQVCDYCSLLTAEEIINEDPTYSFAIYAAIYTIAHALHKVLQCDMNECHKNTMVKPYMLLGEIKKLDFLLSGRHIKYDDHFDPTISYAIVLWRTDVNPPQFEMVGSYEKHPEITFTMNNSLLLWHNNGSVPFSNCSFECEAGYSRKPEGFHSCCFSCEKCPPNTYVNFSQNEWSDEGSTTCKTRSVVYPQFTEIPPIIVMFSAACLIILLIAVFWLFAYNYNTPVVKSAGGNMCLLMLTSLILSSISVFFFFGKPTSVFCLLRNGILFFFFTVCISCLNVRSFQIVCVFKMAAQFPKVYSLWL